In Populus trichocarpa isolate Nisqually-1 chromosome 7, P.trichocarpa_v4.1, whole genome shotgun sequence, the following proteins share a genomic window:
- the LOC7457177 gene encoding ribosomal protein S10, mitochondrial encodes MSRQAKNLVSFFSSKISSFSYSQSRSFTAAPPPPPAVFVNKNCQGITGKNESGTKMPTVASSSGLTAGGHQEERPPKAMTTKICIAIRSFEDLVPGNTISGIPADARKIRLPESRVLYTVLRSPHVDKKSREQFEMRIKKQILVMKTQSHELRNKYFWLKRQRIFGAQYEIQFHCKTRLDKDELQKLLL; translated from the exons ATGTCAAGACAAGCAAAAAATCTTGTATCGTTTTTCTCTTCAAAgatttcatctttttcttaCTCACAATCTCGCTCTTTCACGGCggctcctccaccaccaccagcagTGTTTGTTAACAAGAATTGTCAAGGAATCACTGGAAAGAAT GAAAGCGGTACTAAAATGCCTACAGTTGCATCTTCATCTGGACTTACTGCTGGAG GACACCAAGAAGAAAGACCACCAAAAGCAATGACCACCAAGATATGCATAGCGATTCGATCTTTTGAAGATCTAGTTCCTGGAAACACTATTTCAGGGATTCCAGCTGATGCACGGAAGATTAGATTGCCTGAATCACGTGTCTTATATACTGTGTTACGATCACCTCACGTTGATAAAAAGTCCAGGGAACAATTTGAAATGCGAATAAAGAAACAGATTTTGGTCATGAAAACACAAAGCCATGAATTGCGCAATAAGTATTTTTGGTTAAAACGCCAGCGAATATTTGGAGCTCAATATGAAATTCAGTTTCATTGTAAGACCCGTTTGGATAAGGACGAACTCCAGAAACTGCTGCTTTGA
- the LOC7456306 gene encoding protein TRANSPARENT TESTA 16, translating to MGRGKIAIRRIENQTTRQVTFSKRRAGLLKKTHELSVLCDAQIGLIIFSSTGKLCQYCTEGLRMEQLIERYQKISGTRIPEHDSQEQLFGELAMLRNETRRLQSNMRRYTGEDTSSIPFEELDEVEQELERSVIKVRDRKNELLHQQLENLRRKERMLEEENSNMYRWIQEHRVALEYQHAAMEAKPVEPQQVLDQFPFCGEPSSVLQLSTISHQIDPYHLQLAQPCLQGSSV from the exons ATGGGGCGTGGAAAGATAGCCATTAGGAGGATTGAGAACCAGACAACAAGGCAAGTCACCTTCTCAAAGCGTCGAGCTGGGCTTTTGAAGAAGACTCATGAACTTTCAGTGCTATGTGATGCTCAAATCGGGCTCATCATCTTTTCCAGCACTGGAAAGTTGTGTCAGTACTGCACCGAGGGTTTGAG GATGGAGCAACTCATAGAGAGGTACCAGAAGATTTCTGGAACTCGCATTCCTGAGCACGATAGCCag GAACAACTATTTGGAGAATTGGCGATGCTGAGGAACGAGACTCGCCGTCTTCAATCTAACATGCGCCGCTATACAGGTGAAGATACGAGCTCTATTCCTTTCGAGGAGTTGGATGAAGTAGAACAAGAACTTGAACGCTCGGTTATCAAGGTCCGAGATCGCAAG AATGAGCTCTTGCACCAGCAGCTGGAAAATCTTCGCAGGAAG GAGCGTATGTTGGAGGAGGAAAACAGCAATATGTACCGCTGG ATTCAGGAGCATCGTGTAGCGCTGGAATATCAGCACGCAGCGATGGAAGCAAAGCCGGTGGAACCTCAGCAAGTCCTGGATCAATTCCCATTCTGTGGAGAACCCAGTAGTGTGCTGCAGCTTTCAACCATCTCTCATCAAATTGATCCATACCATCTTCAGCTTGCTCAACCCTGCCTTCAAGGTTCTAGTGTCTAG
- the LOC7456305 gene encoding pentatricopeptide repeat-containing protein At5g08305 translates to MLPRNPNLNLKRTLITFLDKCKSMLQLNQLHALVITFGLSQDDLFMSRIVSFSALSDSNNTDYSYRALLNLQDPTIFEWNSVIRGYSKSKNPNKSISVFVKMLQVGIYPDHLTYPFLAKATSRLLRKELGVSIHGHVIKSGFEIDRFVANSLIHMYGSCGDIVYARKVFDGTPVKNLVSWNSMVDGYAKCGYLDLARGLFDLMPERDVRSWSCLIDGYAKSGNYGDAMAVFEKMRTSGPKANEVTMVSVLCACAHLGALDKGRMMHQYLVDNGFELNLVLRTSLIDMYAKCGAVEEAFAVFRGVSLRKSDVLIWNAMIGGLATHGLVKESLDLYTEMQIAGIKPDEITFLCLLSACAHGGLVKQASYVFEGLGKNGMTPKTEHYACMVDVMARAGQVAEAYQFLCQMPLEPTASMLGALLSGCMNHGKLDLAELIGKKLIELDPEHDGRYVGLSNVYAIGRRWDEARIMREAMERRGVKKTPGYSFLEMSGAHHRFIAHDKSHPSSEQIYTMLSFIVSQMQFGVLKEGQEHCLYGIEGI, encoded by the coding sequence TTCTCTGCTTTATCTGATTCAAACAACACTGATTATTCTTACAGGGCTTTGTTAAATCTCCAAGACCCAACTATCTTTGAATGGAACTCAGTCATTAGGGGTTATTCAAAGAGCAAGAACCCAAATAAATCCATTTCAGTTTTTGTCAAAATGTTGCAAGTTGGAATCTACCCTGATCATTTAACATACCCTTTTCTTGCTAAGGCGACATCGCGACTTTTAAGGAAAGAACTAGGGGTTTCAATTCATGGGCATGTAATAAAATCTGGGTTTGAGATAGATAGGTTTGTTGCTAATTCTTTGATTCATATGTATGGTTCTTGTGGTGATATCGTGTATGCTCGGAAGGTGTTTGATGGAACTCCTGTGAAGAACTTGGTGTCGTGGAATTCGATGGTTGATGGGTATGCAAAGTGTGGATATTTGGATTTGGCGCGTGGTTTGTTTGATTTGATGCCTGAAAGAGATGTTAGGTCATGGAGTTGTTTAATTGATGGGTATGCTAAAAGTGGGAATTACGGGGATGCTATGGCAGTTTTTGAGAAGATGCGGACTTCAGGCCCCAAGGCTAATGAGGTTACTATGGTTAGTGTGCTATGTGCTTGTGCTCATTTGGGTGCTCTTGATAAAGGGAGGATGATGcatcaatatttggttgataatGGGTTcgaattaaatttggttttgcGGACTTCTCTTATTGACATGTATGCAAAATGTGGGGCAGTTGAGGAGGCTTTCGCTGTGTTTCGTGGGGTCTCGCTGAGAAAGAGCGATGTGTTAATTTGGAATGCTATGATTGGAGGGCTAGCAACTCATGGTTTGGTTAAGGAATCGCTTGATTTGTATACAGAGATGCAAATAGCTGGGATTAAACCGGATGAGATCACGTTTCTGTGCTTGTTGAGTGCTTGTGCTCATGGTGGATTAGTAAAGCAAGCTTCGTATGTCTTCGAGGGTCTTGGTAAAAATGGCATGACACCGAAGACTGAGCATTATGCTTGTATGGTGGATGTTATGGCTCGTGCTGGTCAAGTGGCGGAGGCATATCAGTTTTTGTGTCAAATGCCACTTGAACCGACGGCTTCAATGTTAGGTGCTTTACTTAGTGGATGCATGAACCATGGAAAATTAGATCTTGCCGAATTAATAGGGAAGAAGCTTATTGAGTTAGATCCAGAGCATGATGGTAGATACGTTGGCCTGTCAAATGTTTATGCCATTGGCAGACGCTGGGATGAAGCAAGAATCATGAGAGAAGCCATGGAGCGTAGAGGGGTGAAGAAGACTCCTGGGTATAGTTTTCTCGAGATGTCTGGAGCTCATCATAGATTCATTGCACATGATAAATCACATCCTAGCTCAGAGCAAATTTATACAATGCTAAGTTTTATTGTAAGCCAAATGCAATTTGGTGTTCTTAAGGAAGGTCAAGAACACTGTTTGTATGGTATAGAGGGTATTTGA